Genomic DNA from Cydia fagiglandana chromosome 19, ilCydFagi1.1, whole genome shotgun sequence:
CATACCTAAGTAATTTATCAAAATGTATTCTGTCTATTCCGTAAATCACAAAAACTGCTACATATTCGACATATACCTACTGTTTCTCAATGTTAAAAAATCGTTAGAGATGTTGGAATTGGatgattcaatttttttatgatatacgagtaggaggcaaacgagcaaaGAGCAGAGGTTTTTATCTACGTCACTAGTCGTAAAGGTGTCTTCTGAAACCATATTTAcaacagtggggagacactcctgacttcgggcgaactcggctccgttcggctcagcattgctccgaaaAATTATTTACGTCACTAGTCGTAAAGGTGCGTGAACTGTATGATAACGATGAGGTACGTAGCACACATGGAGAGCATGGTGGTGGGCAGGCGCAGGTCCAAAGGCAGGAGCCGCCACGCCTTGCGCAAGAGTGGCCGCGCTTCGACGTAGCGCAGGGTGCGAGCGGGTGATGATGTGTCTTCTGAAATCGTACATAGTCACAATAACACTTAACATTATTGtgtatacacggtggccaaaaactaaatgcattcccgttgccagtgccagggaggttttgggattatactgagcaacttttactttgGGACCAACcgcgaaatcgcgaaaaaaatttactatcccatagaaaatggatcagccaaaatgtatgaaacagccaaattttttatcgcgatatcggggttggtcccatagtataaCTTGTTCAGTGTAATCCCAAAAcgtccctggcaacgggaatgcacttattcttgggccaccctgtatatcaacTTTACCTACCTTTTTCGGTCACAAGCCACTCATGCAGAATCATTTTAATCTCGTCAGTCTGAGCGGTTATCATCTCGGCGAATACCGACGGAATGCAGATCTGCAGCGTAGCGTGCATCGCGTACACGTATGTTGATGATTTCATCAGCCATGACTGAAACAATATATTCATATTGAGACCGAAGATAATAGATAGTTACATATGAATTATATGCTAAGGTGTTCTGTATTTTCTACAGGTTTCAGATGGGCCTACTAACGCCATCTCTGTGCACATAGGTGAATTGTATATATGACTTGTCAAGGTTACATTTGTCTGTATCTATACAAGTATACATTTGCTAATACAAGCGTTACGAAATGCGtgatttcataattttatagctCCAGAAACACTGGAATTAAGATCAATATATTGGGTACTACTAACGCCATCTTGTGAAGGCGCAATAAACTATAGTTTGCATAAGAACTTTGGGCTATTTAGTTTACATTAATCTTGATTTGCACATTCGttatgtttacataaaaaattagTCAACAAATAACACAAGTTACACAAGGTTTCGGAATTTAAAAGCAACGGGAAAGGTAAAATATCGCCAAAGTTTACATGGATATCAAGGACTACTAGCGTCATCTAGTAAGCACCATATGAACTAAACATAGCTTATTGATGTTTTTCGGAAAGTTAAAAATTACTTATTACTAAATTAAGCCATATTACCTGGAGTTGAATacataatatctacaataaaaaCTTACTTTAAATGTTTTCAATGAATGGAGATAGTTCCACATCACAAGCATAAATTTAGGAGAGTCGGTTAAAAACCCCCAAATGAACTGCAAAACAAAATCTTATCAAGTGATTGATAACAAACTTAAAACATTAttacgaaaattttattttagtgtTTATGAATTGTTGTCCAATTTCAATGCAAATTAACACTTACCATAGCATCGTACCCTCCCCGAAATTTATCAAAAGAATCTGCAACAGCTTTATACTCAGTTTCTAATTGTTTCAAAGTTATTTCACTCTGCGATAGTTTAATTTTCAAATTCCTCATTCGAGTGTAAATGTGGTAGAACATAAGACTATTAACCACGGGTATAACGTCCAAAGCCAGCATAGGGACATGGACGAACAACTGTAGGACCATTTTGCTACTGTCTGTGCATGTCGTAAAAGAACAATACAACATGGctccatttatttttaaacagaaCATCAATAATGTGTAAACCCAAGCCACCAACCCTATTCTATTACAATCTGGTGCCACAATTAAGTCTGCCAAGAACTCACAAACAGTGTACTTCATCGATATCAATATGCAGAAAGTTGGTATGTACTGCACGAATGTTATAAGTCTCCAATAATGACCATTCCCTGCATCTGATGGCACcgccgtgaatgtcaaaaataaGGCCGACATCATGAAACAACCCATGACGATAGAAAACCAATGAGCTGCCGTTTTGAATCTTATATTTCTCACTTTTGTGCATCCGAATTTAAAACCGAAGACCATTTGGTAAAGCGTCAGAAATGATAGCAGCGAATTTGGTACCCTTTGTTTCATCGCTTCTTGCACAAATATTCTTCTTACTCTTGGTTGATACATGATGCAAATGACAATGAAGTGTAATATTAAAATTcaattatatttcaattataaTTAATGTGATAAGTGATTACAATTTGTAAGATTGTACATTTTATTAGCCtcctgtttatttttatttcaggctATTACAGAAGATTACTTTTCCTGCAAATACCTTATTAACTTAGCGCATGTTTGTGTTTGTCCTTAATAAATACCTGGTTGATGATATTGAGCATTAAGTAGATAGATActgttttaataaattacacaatttaatttagttatatacctacattattgaTTGTAGTGCCATCTGTTCTAAATTAcacgaaccaaaaaacataaataattcaTGCTTGACCAATGGTTTTGCTATTCgacgctagatggcgctgttatcaatattttatacCAAATCATTACGTGCTTATTCCTAAATTCGAATTCGGTACACATTTTATTATACATGtagattaaacaatataattatCAGTATTGCAATCAATCTTATCATAAATGCTTTGATTGACCTAACTCGATGAAGTGATTGAATGAATTCAATCAATTCATCGAGTTTTAGTATAGAAGACACTAAATAtacagccatatcgtgcaaacctcacagggtgatatttctaggcagatcatgaaacgccggcattgcatgttatgcctagcgaacaccagccatatcgtgcaatcctcacgaggttattttacgatgcgcccggtatgaagctaggaatatgaacgaatgccaatgctctgatcgatctgccgcctcttttataaggcagatcgtgatatgcctgggcaaatcttagtcagatcatgaaatggcggcgtttcatgatatgcctaggaatatctcgatatgcccggttTTACGATCTGCTGCCGACATGTATACTGAATTTTAGTTCCAACATTAGTCGCTAGATATCTCTGGGTGTATATTAGATGTCGCTATCGTTTGTCTTTCTTGGTTTGTACAAAAGCTatgatataaaatattaatgttcATTGATATTcaagttattttattaataattatttttgaattatttttgaaTTTGTTCTTGCAAATACCAGCAAGAacgataaaacattaaaaacataCCATTCCGGTAAAAAAATATCGAGCATGGTTCGGATTCAACGATTTGATACTGTTTTGATTTCATTCAGATACGACCTTGAACAACGcgcacgctgattggtgcatgcaaAGTGGAGTGAGaccatagaagtagcatcctatagaagtggtgtgcgcgtgcctccgtgagggacaaaacatacgcaatgcgacaatattaaaaacacgttttaacatccctgacaatataccaaaaacaatctacgtaattcggtcgggttatttgttgcccaccatagcccatactaacaaaagggtggggaacaaacaaaaggtgagactgtgacaaggacaagcaatagtaccgctttctctgctactcctactgaaagttctataagtgtatctcgttcggtcatttggccaCTTCCCCGTGTCTTCTCtatgttattgtacctctatgagtGAGACGCGCATGCGCACCAATCACCAAGATGATCGTCAAGGCAgtggagacactcctgacttcggccaaactcggctcagcattgctccgagccgagcaattattatagcGTTGGCActacttgacgtccctttgcgtgcacgaccacagataagataatagcttgaattttgacaacccgaAATAGCCTACATATAGCCTACATACCGGAACAGAATTACAAGCTTTACCAAAATCTTATTAAAAACACCTAGACACCAACTACGCAGAATAGTAGGATTAATCACAGGACATAACACACTAAACAAACACctacatgacgaatctataagggttccgttttttgccatttggctacggaaccctaaaaagcttgATGTACTTaccaaaatacattttttggcaaaaatttgttgttagggtgtttggtacatcgtttgcaaaataaaaacggcagataggttgagtcatttgctatcttctcaggcctagaaatttttagtTTGGTGCAAAAAAagtttttcacttctatgacagtttttcgtaaatttcaaatttttacttgcgtagtagtaaaaaaaaccatggccaattttgtttttctaggcatgagaagatagcaaatgactcaagctatctgccattttaatttggcaaacgatgtaccaaacaccctgtataatatataatataaatgatctCTCTTATGTTttcgaataataaaaaaatattctaatcTAAGACAAATCAGCAAATCACAGGAACTGCAAACCAAGTAGTCACGATTCCCATAATAGTGGATCGACAaagaagatttttttaaattctattctttattatttatattcgcAGCTGTAGGCACATAATataacttacataattattatcacGCATGACGTGCGGATATCCTTTTGTGGACATAGTAACGACACTACATTCTTTATAATTATGATGGCTACGCATTGCTCGCATAGAGATGCCTCTAGACTAGGGTTGCCACACGACAGgattcagtggcggatttgcagtgttggcctccctaggccccaggccctgtagtaactactaccgcccctttctcagcacccatctatatgtcggcggccgatcctaagatcgtaatgttcctgtgtattgttttgaggatagtcacattaaaccaatatataggtaagataggttcgttaggttgcttcagatgcccgaagggcgaACTGCCCAGAAACAGGAGccatatataagtatatattttcaaatatatgtaaggtttactcgggtaattccgaatgtcgaaaactgtcggataattccgaaatgagacttttattatgatggaattaagggtgattttcatctgaatttcggaattatccgacattcggtattacccgaatacaccttacctactttaatttgttcaaattatAGTATTcccctgacatgtcaggattcTTGTCTGTAGCGAGTTGGGGCTTGTTTTGGAACTTTGAAATAAGAAGATTTGAGAGGAAAATTTGAAATAAGAAGGAGTTAATAAGCGCTTTTATATTTTATCGTTTTTTTGACAAATTTAAAAGATTAAAAAATCTTTTAGATTTAATGAAAGGGACTAATAACTACGGAGCTATTTTTGGGATAAACAACCGCCCAGGAAAAGTGAATTTTTGTAGCTGAGATATTTGTCtgaatattaattttttttttatttggggcatcaacagcaatacaaaaaGTACATAATACATAGCACAATGAACAAAAAACCAAGCCAATAACAGATGTCCACAACTAAGTGGAAACTATACAAACATGTTAAGAAAAAAGAGTTAAGGGAGGAAAACTACATTTTATACATACAGGAAAAATacagtatataatatatagcaACCCTATATAAAATACCCTAGGCTCACATGTCTCGTTTTACTCGTATACGCATGCTTTTATTACTACCCATCTTACGAAGAAGGGAGGGTGATGTTGGCAATTAAATTCGCTTTATTTGGATAGATAATGGATATTTATCCATTCTTACGGACTCTTTTTATGAATCACACAAAACTGCccggatctgtcactgaacgacatgactttaacctacattatttgatcatgtaatgttttcatctacccgaCGAATGTTTTCATcgactggcttaaggagccatttgagggtagattttgttctCTTTTGTTTAAATCAGGgttatttttggaccgttagccatattgtgcgaggtgattaggtaggccatactgaacaactttttctatgggaccaactccgaaaacacaaacatttttttggccgtttcatacattttggtcgagtggatgtcgacgttttctatgggaaggccaaatttattttagtgttttcggagttggtcccatagaaaaagttgttcagttcagtatggcctacctaatcacctcgcacaatatggctaactgtccaaaaatgaccctgtgcctaaagatacagagtatattcTCAATTCAGCGTTTaaaataaagataatatttaAGCAAAAGTGTGAGAAAACTTGATTTTAAACACCCGGAGGCAATGTTATGTTCTTATGTTTGTTGTCAATATAAGCACGTTCATCAAACAAGTACTGTCTATTGACAATATGATATAACGTTCGCTAACTTATTGATTTAACATTgacatatatatgtcgcagCCAACTGGTTAAATTAGCCAGCTAATTAATCGCCTAGCCCGTACATTAAACCAGAATTAAATCTAGCcagttttaatattataataacactgTAAAATCTCgcgtttttacacgactgcccaaaaaaagagtgtattgttttgtaCTTTAACaggtagctgcaatttctttgtctacctcgaacatttttataaactaatttcgggtagtactaattatttatatctccgttgaaatttgctgggacgtcagtctttccgtgaccacagctggtgcaacacaactgaaacgtcggaatttaaggtaaaaacaatgaaattatatcgcagcaGACCAGTTTGTGTAGTTTtgaatattttcttaaattttctacaaaactttagtaaaatatacctatagttcgtttttttagcattagaaataaggtaaacaatcttgatgtgtcttttaattgaaaaacacattttaaaaataagttacggcaaatatgtaacaattatgaatctaatacgaccatctatattcttctgctttcataaatgatagttaatgataagcgtttttcaattaaaaggcatgccaaaatcgcttaccttcttccaagttctttctaatgctaaaaaacgaactatagtactcgcacctttgacgaccggtctggcctagtgggtagagaccctgcctgtgaagccgatggtcctgggttcgaatcccagtaagggcatttatttgtgtgatgtcacagatatttgttcctgagtcatggctgttttctatatgtatttaagtatttatatattatataatatatatcgttgtctgagtacccacaacacaagcgttcttgagcttactgtggggcttggtcaatctgtgtaagaatgtcctataatatttatttatttattatttatttatttaactctgCCCAAATGGTATTTTCCGACGCACCTCAAAAGTACGTCCCAAGGTCTGGCACAATAGGGGCCGGGGGTCACTGTGCTACATGATTGACCAACTAATTTCTATTTACAATATAATCGTATGTTAATTGGATGCAGTCTGCTGCCTGTATGTCGGCGACTAATTAACAATTAGGTGTTGCGACGTAGAGATGATTAATTTGGTTACCTTTCGAGTTCAATCTTCTTTTTttctagcctatttgagtgtcccactgctgggcctctccccttaatttccatgactcccgatttggtgtttCCTCAGGCCTGTTattcaggaagctgtccaggtcaccccgccatctccgtttgggcctgccgcggccacgtccctctattggcatccacttggtggctaagctagcccacctctccggatgcatgcggtagACGGGACCGGCCTTATATCTTAGCTTTTATCAGAAATGCATTAACGTCTGTGCGTTGTTCATATACAAATGGAATTCGacgacgtaggtacctacataattaaccCTTAAGTCCATAGCGGCAATTGCCAcaatacttaaaacaaaaacgcatctctacaaTAGAATGacggttcgaaatcgaatgactagaaaggaatATCAAGGGTTAACTGAATTCAATCTCTACTTCATCTCTGTTTTTCCTCTTAACTTTTATTAGAAATACACACTGAGTGCGTAAgagcgtttttagggttccgtacccaaagggtaaaacgggaccctattactaagactttgctgtccgtccgtccgtccgtccgtccgtccgtctgtcaccaggctgtatctcacgaaccgtgatagctagacagttgaaattttcacagatgatgtatttctgttgccgctataacaacaaatactaaaaacagaataaaataaagatttaaatggcgctctcatacaacaaacgtgatttttgaccaaagttaagcaacgtcgggaatggtcagtacttggatgggtgaccgttttttttttgcttttttttgttttttttttgcattatggtacggaacccttcgtgcgcgagtccgactcgcacttgcccggtttttttgaaaCTAGTACCTGGCAGGTTTCAATAACTATGTTAGTAATATTTTGGGCTACTTCAATAGATACAACACCATGTCCTGACCCGACGTGtttttaaatgtaggtacctattaatttcTTCTCATCTAATATCT
This window encodes:
- the LOC134674031 gene encoding uncharacterized protein LOC134674031 isoform X1 — translated: MKQRVPNSLLSFLTLYQMVFGFKFGCTKVRNIRFKTAAHWFSIVMGCFMMSALFLTFTAVPSDAGNGHYWRLITFVQYIPTFCILISMKYTVCEFLADLIVAPDCNRIGLVAWVYTLLMFCLKINGAMLYCSFTTCTDSSKMVLQLFVHVPMLALDVIPVVNSLMFYHIYTRMRNLKIKLSQSEITLKQLETEYKAVADSFDKFRGGYDAMFIWGFLTDSPKFMLVMWNYLHSLKTFKSWLMKSSTYVYAMHATLQICIPSVFAEMITAQTDEIKMILHEWLVTEKEDTSSPARTLRYVEARPLLRKAWRLLPLDLRLPTTMLSMCATYLIVIIQFTHLYD
- the LOC134674031 gene encoding uncharacterized protein LOC134674031 isoform X2, with the protein product MKQRVPNSLLSFLTLYQMVFGFKFGCTKVRNIRFKTAAHWFSIVMGCFMMSALFLTFTAVPSDAGNGHYWRLITFVQYIPTFCILISMKYTVCEFLADLIVAPDCNRIGLVAWVYTLLMFCLKINGAMLYCSFTTCTDSSKMVLQLFVHVPMLALDVIPVVNSLMFYHIYTRMRNLKIKLSQSEITLKQLETEYKAVADSFDKFRGGYDAMFIWGFLTDSPKFMLVMWNYLHSLKTFKSWLMKSSTYVYAMHATLQICIPSVFAEMITAQTDEIKMILHEWLVTEKDTSSPARTLRYVEARPLLRKAWRLLPLDLRLPTTMLSMCATYLIVIIQFTHLYD